ATTTAAGGCCAATACTCTGCTGAAGAGTAAGTATAAACAAAGAtgtaaacaaaatgttttcagaagtagaatatttatttcctatttttagtTTTCATCTTTGGGTATTGTTTTATGTATCTTTTGCCCAGAAAactaatatattttgattttatatataattcatttGCTGGTTTCAAAGCTATAACAGTAGGTTCTAGAGACTATTTCATAAGGCTGTCTGGCTAATTTTAATTCTGATATAAAGCATATTGAAGGAACTATGGACTCTGTAGCAGCCAAGAGAACAAAACATACTTTGCATACTAAGAACGATGTTTTCAATTCTGTTCAGACTTCCTTGGCTCCGTTACCCTGCTATGTTTATCTTATTGAGCATCCTTCCCTCAAATATGCAACCACTCGTTCCATTGCCAAGTATCCAGTTGGTAAGTTGTACTTCCTGCTGGCGCAGGTAAAGGAAAATACAACCTaactgaaacacagaaaacataatCTAGCTACCTCCCATATCATTAATCTTATAATGATCGGGTGAACAGATTAACTGTAGGCAAACCCTAACCATACCTAATTTCCTGAATTTCTCTGAGCAGATCTCTGGATTTATTCCTAGTATTTTATTTGCTGTAACACTCAGACTCTCAAATTAGTCTGATGTTCTCCTCATTCTCAAAACTCAAGTGGAATAGAACCGTCTCTTACTCCACCAACTGTATCGCATACAGGATTTGTATATTCCATcgatatttgtgtgtttgttggaGATCAATCCTGTGCTAGGTCTTTAGGATGTAGCAGTGAACAAGACACGCAGTCTTACCTCAAGGAGCCCAGGGTCTGATGAGAAGATGGGACTGTAGACAGATAATCACTCCATAGTGGTGAACTGCTATAGTAGGGGGTGGCTCCATTCTGTTTCCTGGGAGACCTACTAGTATAATTCATTATCTACAACTACACTGTAAGAATAACTGTTACTACAACTCAAATCTATTTTGCTAGCTCTCAGATATTTTAAACAAGAGTAATTTGAAAGATACTTGAAAAGTAATAgaagcaaataatttttaaaaataactctgaCTCTTCAATTGGTAGGATGTTTTGTACATGGTTAaagtaatttattattataattagaGAACTATATCCAAATATATGCACATTATATAGGCTAAATATCCAATAACATTACATAGTTTAAAGAAACCAAAGCTTTGGCCTGAggctatagctcagtgatagagtccTTGCCTAGTATTCTAATACTTcaaaatatatagatagatatacagatagagcgacaaaaataaacacaaaccgGAGCCTAAATGATACAGGATAAGGCTGCGTTTGCATAGCATGTATGAGGGCTTTCATCCAAACGCCAGCACTGCAATAATAATAACAGGACAGACAGCCTGGTTCCATTTGACACTGAATAAAAGGGTAAGACTTCTGAAGTCTGACAGATCAGGATTGGTCTACAGTATTTATGGTTGGTACTTTTTTCTAGTTAGAACAAATGTCTGCTGATATGTTGTTTCCTTGCAAATAGAGctaaattttcaaacattttaaccCAAGGAACTATAAGTACATTATAACTAAGAAATGTTAGTGTGTTCTCCTTCTGATTTTGAAACTTTCTTTGgagtttatttattaaatgatgaataaaaacactaaagatcaagagaaagaaaaaactttttattCAACATTTTATAGTCACAAAGAGTGTCCATACAAACTTATTTTAGCTGCTAACAGTATAAGGACCATTCTAATGCCAAGTTGCCTCAAGTCTCACAGGATCCTTCTAAATAAACTTAATTGCAGTTTGCTGCAGCCAGCCTGACAATCAAACCCAAGCATACCCATTCACACTCCCCACCCTCAACACAGATGAGTAAGTAGACACAATCTTCTTAGATTCTAGGCATAACCTCATCTCAAATTTAGCACTTTTTATAAccattgtttcttcctttccatcctgAATGTGTCTTGGTCATATCCTATGGATTTAATGACTCTGCACTGATGAGAGATCTTGGGCCGAActtaattttggttttgaaaaatattctCAACTTGGGAAAACAAACATGATTCTTGTGCATGAAGTATCCACCTCTaccactctgtagccctggctctccatGTAGATCTATCTACTACACCACATCTTCTGCTTCCCtcacaacaacatgaggaaccagCATCTTTTTATTCTTCACATCTTCTGCCTCCCTCACAACATCGTGAAGGACCAGTAGCTTTTTATTCGTCTGTTCCGCAATCTTGAATGTGTCTTTACCATGGTCACAAGACATGCACTGTAGTTCTCTAAACATCATTAAATAAAGAGTGTCTCAGGTCTCCCCTGCACATCTTTTATTTGGGGCCTTCAGTCactagagtgctaggattactgtAAGTGCCTTAAGCCATTCAGCACTTACTCTTGAGCTGAAAACAAGGTACTTTTGCCTTGTACTGTGGATGCACAACTAAAACTCTGATTCTGTTAGGATGAAGAAAGATGACATTGAGGTGAATAAACAACCTCTCCTAcaatacacagacatatgcagaaacatatttttcagagttttacaaaatatttattcagaaataaaTACCAAGACCTATGATACCACGCATGTAAAGAAAGGTCTATTTATACCCATAGGAAAAATAAGCACAACAAAGATTTTACATGAAGatgataaaaatatgtttttctttgtttgttggttggttggttggtttttgattttccgagacagggtttctctgtggttttggagcctgtcctggaactagctcttggagaccaggctggcctcgaactcacaaagatcctcctacctctgcctctcaagtgctgggattaaaggcatgcaccaccgcctgAAAATATAAGAAGTTTTAACAGACTAGGAAATAGTAGAAATGGGTGAAAATCAGATGAGGGTAAAGGAACTTATAAGTTTTGTGGAATTAAATGATGGTGTGTGGTATTAGAATTTGCAAATGGTTCAAAGGATGGAGAAGGTGGTGAGTGAAGGGATGATTTTGTGGGAagctgggcaggagaaagggaCTAGACAAGTGGTTTAGAGAAGGAACATTCTGTAGTGCTGAGCATGGAAAGACATGATAGTACAGGCACAGTTTTACTGGGATACAAGAAATGAATctaatttttcagaaaatgaagAACAAACTTTGCACCATCTTATCAGTAAGTTATAGATATAGTGTTATAGTAAAGGCAAGAATGTTGCTCGAAAATCACATAAACTAAACCCAAGCTTAGTTAGATAGATTTCTGACTACATAGACATATTTCATCCTGCTAAGTTAACTATGAAGTCCATGACAGTTTCTCGTTGTGGTTACCTATTACTTATCAGCCTCACTTGGTCTGCATTTTTTACTAAGTAGtaagtttttaatgttttgataaTACTGAAgggcataaaagaaaaagatagccCTGAGTTCCTACATCAGCACAGCTCTGTGGGTTTCCATGTTCTGTATTTACCTGACATTGTCTCTGCTTTTTTCCATGATATTAAACAGTCACAACACTGGGATCCTagatctttatattttaaatgcttattcTTTCAGCGTATTCTACTACTTACATAAAAGTGATGTGTCTGCTTCTGTACATAGGTATAGAAGTTGGTCCCCAGCctcagggtgttctgagagctgATATTTTGGACCAAATGAGAAGAATGGTTAAACATGCTCTTGATTTTATACACCATTTCAACAAAGGTGAGTGTTGGGTGACAGTTGTTTCCGTATGTTTGTGTACATGACTTACCCATGGGGGGTGTCTCTATGTAAAAGTTAACCACTAAACATTGAAATATAAAGAGAATCTAGGTCATAGTTTGTAATAGGAGCTGCGGTCCGTttcccaccgcccagctcccacatggctagctttacccaaaataattacacggaaactgtattcttttaaacactgcctggcccgttatatctagctcttcttggctaattctcacatcttgcttaacccatatttagtaatctgtgtagtaccacgaggtggtgtcttaccaggaaagattcagcatgtctgacctgcgtccatcttgggccggagcttctcgcatctgccccagagaggaaaggcatggcatctggctcacttcccttcttcccagcattctgttctgtctacttcacctacctaattttctgacctatcaggccaagcagttttctttactgattaactaatgaaacaacagattgacaaatgaccttcccacatcaatagtTATCACATTTATGATCTTAACTagttagctgtgtgtgtgtgtgtgtgtgtgtgtgtgtgtgtgtgtgtgtgtgtgtgtgttttgccttcccactacctaggctggccttgaactctcagtctTCCTGCTTCCAAGGGCTGtcattacagatgtgtgccacagtCAGTTCCTAGAGTGAAAACTATCTTTTCACTTGAACAATTCCTCAAGGAATAACCagtagaaacattttttaaaaaagcagctcTCACAATAAAGCTCCCAAATCAAGCCATTTTCCTTATCCCATTAGTTTCCATTTTGAACAAGACAGATGAAGCCCACCCTGCTGTGAGGGTCTAGAAGGCTAATGGATACTGGGGAGACATTTTGTTCAACAGCATAGCCACTAGTCAGCtgcccatgctcctgtaaatTCCCTTGCCATGCTTCTGTAAGCAATCCTAAGGAAACTTACTGGGTTAGAAGAAAGACACAAAGATAGGAAGGACTGGGTGGGAAGCAGAAAGTGAGTAACAGGAGTggtgaggggaaaggagagaataaTGGAGCATCAATGTGATCAAAACATATCACCtacacatttgaaaataaaacccaTCACTGTGTACAGCTATATATGCTGGATAAGAATATAAGAATGATTAGAAAGTTCACAAGTTCAAAAAGCATAAGATGTTCAGGATCATGAATAATCAAAGGAGTACAAAATGCTTTCACTCATGAgattaagaaaatattcaaatctGATATTTCTGATACTAAGTTTTGGCAAAgctgtaggaaaaaaaatattctcattcCTTTCTGGTGATCATGTAATTTGGTAAAGACCCTTTAGGGTataattttatagtattttatttttgcttgtctaTTGTTTGTATAAAAGAGTGTGACCTATGTATATGGTATACAAGCACGTGTGTGTCAGTGTATTGCTGAGCCATGTGAGGACTTCGAGTGTCCTGCTCTACAACTCTCTGCCATATTCCTCCAGGACAGGATATCTCACTGgatctggagctaggctggcagccacaAACTGGGCAATCTTTCTGATTCCTTCCTTTCAGTTCTCTATGTTACAGGCACACATGGTCACATGTGGCCTGTTATTTCAGTGCTGGTgtccaagctcaggtcctcatgctcatcCAGCAAGCACTCTCACTCTTACTGAACCATCGCTGCATCCTCAGGACATCCTTCTTGAAATGCACAAACCACAGGATCCAGCAACTCCGTATCTCAAAGAAGCACCATTGCATGCACATCCAGTGTGTTACATAAGAGCTGGCTGCTGCAGCTTCGTCTCCAATCATAAAACAATGGAAATGACCCAAATGTTCAATGGCTGTGAAGAATTAATTAAACTAAAATTGGACTAGTCTTCAAAAGTGttaatttttcaaaatcaagCTGTTAATTTTGGAAAAGCAGGATAGCTGAGTGGGTACCATCACTTgatctgcaagcatgaggacctgaacttgAATAtttagcacccacataaaaatccagGTGTGGCTGACCATTCCTGTAGCCTTGAATGctgagagctcactggccagccagcctagcccaaaTACCAAGTTTCCAGTTctgtgagagaacctgtctcaaagcaataagGTAGAAAGTGACAAAGGACAACACTCAACACCCTGCTATGactctcacatgcatgcacatggtgctcacaaccacatacccacatgcaatgcacacacacacacacacacacacacacacacattgtaaacCAAAGCATACAGTAAAcaaattgactttaaaataataatagtaagctAAGTGTGATGGTTTGTTCTGTAATCTAAGTTCTGGGGAGGCTGAAGTAAGAGGTAAATGAGTTCAGTGTTCAAGACTaatctgggctacacaatgaaaccctgtctttaccATAATTGATTTATTATCACTTTCCAGaaatgggagtgtgtgtgtgtgtgtgtgtgtgtgtgtgtgtgtgtgtgtgtgtgtacatatatataggaaaagctctagaaaaaaagcacACTAAGCTACAGCAGTGATTACTGAGAAGAGGGCTAAGCGAGGCTAACTTAGTTATAGTGGGATGATGTTTTTATGTATTATGTCTATAATTAACAACTGGATGGTGATTGGTGGAGAGGTGGGTGAGTGGATCTTCCacttaataaatctaaaaatattctaAGTACAACAACTATACaacaatttactttaaaatttaagaaaactttAAAGGTGTCATAGACATCCTATGTAAATAATAATCCCATTAGGCCGCATTGAGGAATTATAGTTCTGATGATGTAACTAAAGTGCAACTCAGGCCCTGTGACAGGTATTGTCCCTTAGCCTCAGGGAGCATCTCCTTTGGCCACAAGAGCTTCTTGTATGTGGGAGTCCTTTGACCTCCAGGAAGTCATAAAACTGAACATCAGTTCTTATCACCCTTGTCTGAGGGCAGGTCTATGCTGTCTGGTGGAACTGGTGTTGGGAAGATCACAACATACCCACAACAGGCCCTCAGATGCCAAGGGTCGAACCACAATGTGTTAAGAAATTAAACAACCAGGTGGAAGGCACAAACCTGACGGAAGACATGGTATCTTAGCCAGtgttctatagctgtgaagagatgccgtgaccatggcaactcttataaaagaaagcatttgattggggaTTGCTTACATTGAGAGGTTTTTGTTCATTGTCACCTTgatggcgggaagcatggcagcctgcaggcagacatggtgctggaaaagtaactgagagttctacatctggattgtcgggcagcaggaagagagagacactgggcctggcttgagcatttgaaaccccgaAGTCCACCACCagtgatacatttcctccaacaaggtcacacctcgtAACCCCTGTCCAGTAGctccactccctaatgaccaaacatttaaatatacgAGCCTTTGCGGACCACCACACATGGTTTACAAATCACGGTCTGTATTCCCTGTGACATGGATGTGGGGTGATGACTACAGAACACCCCTCTGCATCCTTGCATCACCCAAGCTGTTCTTCCCTTCTTAAATCTGACTTGGCCATGTAATCTGTTTTTATGCCCCAGAAGCTTGAAAAAGACTAGCAccctggagcttgttttcttactGTTCTTGGGAACCCCTCTTTCCATACTGATAGGAAAAGGTTACAAGATGAAGAGCTCAAGGACCCcagcacacagtcacacagatcAAGCTGCAGCCTCTCAAATGTCAGACACGAGAGTGGGGCTATCCCATACCATTCAGCAGCCAGAGGACCTGCCAGCTCACCTCGCATGTGCCATCGAGACAATCAGAAATCAGTCAAAGCCAGACTAACCCAGAGGAGCTGCTGGTCACCTACAGAATCACAAGCTCAATGCGTTAAGCTGCTAAGTTCTAGGCTAGAACGTTGCGCAAGAAAAGTCAGCTAGAAGTGATGACCCATCTCCCAATTCCAATTCCACTCCAAGGAAAGGAAGGCTTTCCTCTAGGCTTCAGCCACAGCACACTATAGCCCTCCATTGGACACCGGTTCCAGTGTTGGCTCAGAGACTGCTTCCTGTGTCTGTGAACTATTGCTGTTAATATTTCTTGGCACTGGGTTGTTTAGTTTTGCACCATCTTTGAGGGTTGCACTCCACTGTTGAGCAGACTCCCTGCATCCCTAAAGGTCCCTCCTCCAGGGTTGTCAGATGTTTAGTGTCCCATTATACTGAGTTACGTGCATTGTCTCATTATGCTGAGTCAGGTGCAATGTACCCATTATGCTGAAGCCAGCTAGCTTGCTGGATGTCTCCGTGAAGACACACAGTCGCGCAGTGTCAGAAGGAAGGACTCTGCCTTAAGCTCGTCCAAACTTTCGTCTGACAGTTAATGAACACAAGCCTGCAGAAGGCCAGCGAGTTGCTCAAGAACACACAGCCAGGAAAACCAGAAGAGAACCCGACGGCTCTCTTGGTCGTTGTCCTAGCAAACACTGAAATGTGTAccttctgtttctacctctgtcTCACGCACTTGTGGGGAGTATACTGACAAATAATCCCAGAGTGTGCTTGGCTTCTTGACATTTTTGAGACTGCCTTGCGGCACTCTTCACTTCCTTCCTTAAAGGGCCAGCTTCCGTTTTCTAGGACATTTCTTCCTAGCTGTGATTAACACATGCCATCTCTTACCATAGGAAAAGAATTCCCTCCCTGTGCTATTGAAGTCTATAAAATAATGGCGAAAGTTGATTATCCAAGGAATGAAAGTGGAGAAGTGGCTGCTGTTATCCATCCTAATCTGCAGGTAACATCTGTTTCtttgaaacactgaaaataataGTATTCTACTTTGAGGTATAATTTTACTTCCATACAGCATTTTGTGCCCATTAGCTAATTTATTAGTATTTAAAGTAACATATCAGTCAGACTTTCATCACTATAATgaaataaatgacagaaaaaaaatctagtaaaCTGAACAAGGTGTAATTCTGCTCACCACTCTGGAGGTTTCAGAGTGGCTGCAGTACTTTAGGGTTGTAGCAAAAGCACATGGTCAAGACAACTGCACAGGTAAGGACGTGAGCATTTGCAGGACAGGACCACAGCCCCCTCCAGAATCCTCAGTGACCTAAGGGCTTCTCTCAAAGAACCATTTCCTTCAGATCCACATCTCCTCCTGATAGGACCACTCTTAGGAACCAAGCCCTTAACACCTGGACCACTGGGAGACACTACCCACCTCAAACTATAGCAGGGAGGGCCCCAGACCCTCTCTGGGTATTTGCCACATATAATGTGTGCTGGCTCTAAGGGCACATCCATGAGTGTGGCCTATAGTCTTGTGTGATAAATAGTCTGGAAACACTGAAGTCCGATGTACTATCTAGAAATGGTGATAGCCAGATACTGTAACCTCATAATGGGGGGGAGAGAGACATCCAAACAAGACTTCCAGAATTGAAAATGCCTACCCATGTGCAATTGTAGGGgaaattatatacattttatttggcttttaatttttttgagaaagggtttcccattgttgcccaggctggctcaaagTCATGATTTTCCTAACTCAGCCTCCCAAATTTGGGATTACATTAGTGTTCCACCACAACTCGATGTAGTTTTTAATTTCTGAGCCCTTATATTCTTATATTAGAATAGACATTGAGCATGGTATTGTGGTGCATGCTgataattccaacacttgggaagatGAGACAGCAAGATTGCagatttgaggtcaacctgggttaCAGTGGGAAACCTTATCTCCAACAGAGAGGAGCTGGGAAGGCATGAGGATGGAAtgtcagaagagaaaaaggaaaatcagaacTGTCCCATAGAGACACAGCTATGAGTGACAGATCTCCAACTAATGTTCTCTGCCGCTGGCCACATAGTTGACACCTCCCTGAACTTGTTTTTCTGGGGCATTCCTGACATGGTCCCATGACTCTCCTCTGAATCCCAGTATCACACCTTGCCTGGTTTAGTCAATAATGCCAGTGAAGGAGCTCTCAGGGCAGTTAGGAGGCTGAAGTCTGGAGAGGTCAAAGGACATGTCAGGGAAGAAGAGCAATCTCAAACAGCTGCAACACCCACTCCATCGTTAGACCTTGGAGTGAAAGAGGTGAAAGGGTGAAAGAGACCCAGAGGGCTGTGTGATGCAAAGCTTTTCAGCCACGAATACATATCACCTAGAgagctttctatttttaaaaaaattaaattcctaTAAAATACATCCCTACTACAGTTTCTACagtcccccacacacacttcactCTTCCCAACACCTCTACCTCCCCTCTACCCCAGacatttcccttcaaaaaagagAGCTTTCTAAAAACTAACAGTGCCAAGCATGTCAGCTAATCTGACACTTTGGCTTGAGTATCCgtggttgaaaaccactgatctgATTCAGATCCCTACGTAATAGCTCTAATAGCCATCAGGCAACCTCATAAAGTATCCTGCCCACAAATTCAGACCAATAGAGCATATCCTGCCTTTAGCTTCATGGAAGCCAAATGGAAACCAGAGGAGCCATGAGCAATGGTCTCTAAAGCCAATGTGGGctagagaggaagaaaacaagctcaGGAAACAGGCAGCTGACAATGCCACAGCAGCCCAAGCACGGGCCTATTCAAGTGTGTTCTCCTCAGTGACATCCTTCAAAGATGCAAATGCAGTCCTGTGGAGGCTGAGAAGACAGGATGAGGACAGTAACCAGCTTGATTAATGTTGGGTCCCAAAGTCAGGAAAGATCATTGGAATTGCTAGGCCATAAGGAAGGATTCAAGTTAGGTCCattggcacaagcctgtaatcccagctacttggggaggctaaggcaagaggagcACAAGTTAAAGGCCTTTTTTGGtcatagagtgagttcaaggccagcctgagcaaactagtgagaccctgtctcaaagaaagagatagaaagaagGCTTGGAGTATAACCCAATGGTAGAGCTAGCATGAGCAGAACTCTAAAGTCAGTTCTCagtaccattctctctctctctctccctctctctctctcatttctataAGAGAGATTGATAGATTGTTATCTCAGTAAATACGTTTGAATATCTACTAAGCCTGTTCTCCCTGGGATGGAAGATTCAGGCACCTGTGTTTCTGAGACGAGGCTAACTCCTCTCACCGGTACCAGAGTATGCTAGGCTCCCAAGTGATTCTGAAATGCAGCGGTGGCTGAGAAAAAGTACCGTGGGCGGCTCTTCTCAATTTCAGTCAGTTTATTCACACGAAGATTGTTTTTCAGTGGGTCTCAGCAGGGGGTGGAGTTCTACTTTCTAACAGCCTCACCGGCAATGCTGATGCTGCTGTAAAATGTTAGGAATGCAGAGGACTAGGCCCTGCCCTGGCCTAGACAGTCATCTTAGCCAACTCCCCAGATGTTTGCCCAGCACAGCAATTTGCTGGAGATGCTCCAAGGCTCCTGTGGTCTGAAGCATTAGTGTTAGAAGGCTCACATACATCTCAACGCGTCCCTCTTGTGTCTTTTCAATAGAGAATGTCTTTTTTAATGGACAATGTTAGTCATCTACAGTCTGacagaaacaaagtaaaaacaggagaaaagccaaatgtaattaattaatgtattttgatgtctcctgAGAGGATCAAGACTGGAAACCGTTACACCCTGGAGATCCCGTGTTTGTGTCTCTTGATGGAAAGACTATGACACTGGGTGGAGACTGTACCGTGTACCCCGTGTTTGTGAATGAAGCCGCatattatgaaaaaaaagaagcattcgCAAAGACAACCAAGCTAACACTCAACGCAAAAAGCATCCGCTCCACTGTGCACTAAAAATCACTGCCAGCTCACAGTTCCTGGGAGTCTTGCAAGCCTTCAGGACTCTGTAAACGCCCCAAGAGCAGAGATGTGCCTTATTCTAGTTCTTTCCCTCAACACTTGGTCCCATGCCTCAAGCAGTAAGCATCCAGGCCAgtttctgaaagaaaagaataaattaatgaatgtCTTTCAAATATATTCTGAATGAGTTACATACTGCTCATTCAGGCAAGTGTGTTTCTGGTTTCTGTGTTGCATTGCATTCTGGTAGCTTTAACATAGCTTCACATTCAAAAGATAACACTGAAATCAATGCTACGTGAAGTTTTCCACATAGCAAGACAGTGAGATAGATTGAATGTGCATTTTTAAGTAATGCATAAGTGCTTCTAAAAACTAATACTACAGAATAGTTTTAAGTTTTGACTTCTTTAAAGCCTTCAGAATTTCTAATTATATGCTATCTTGTTCATGGCCCTGGTACCATGAATGAGTGCTGTCtaattaaatgtgattttttttgttttacatgtatttatttattgtgtgtgtgtgtgtgtgtgtgcgcgcgcgcgcgtgtgcacactcacattcaagccactatatatatatatatatgtaaaggtcagaggacaatgtccagaagtgggttctctccttccaccatgtggatcccagggatcaaactcagtcagTCATGGCTATAAGCACCCATACCTCAATAACAGTCtgtaaatttttatgtgtatgggtgttttcctgcatgtatgtttgtacaccacatgtgtgcctgatgccctctACAGCCAGAAGAATGTGTTAGaatcatgagctgccatgtgggtgctgggaattgaacacaggtcctctggaagagtagtcagtgctctcaaacactgagccatctctccagccccagggtaaatttttttttattcaaagttGTCAAATACATCAAATAAGATTCCAGATACGTATGTGCTTTGAGATGTAGACACTACATGAGGGTGATGTGCAATGCAGCATGCTAGCTCAGTCACTG
The Microtus pennsylvanicus isolate mMicPen1 chromosome 11, mMicPen1.hap1, whole genome shotgun sequence genome window above contains:
- the Aspa gene encoding aspartoacylase, with amino-acid sequence MTACVAEEPIKKIAIFGGTHGNELTGVFLVTHWLKNGAEIQREGLEVKPFITNPRAVEKCARYIDCDLNRVFNLENLSKEMSEDLPYEVRRAQEINHLFGPKNSDNSYDVVFDLHNTTSNMGCTLILEDSKNDFLIQMFHYIKTSLAPLPCYVYLIEHPSLKYATTRSIAKYPVGIEVGPQPQGVLRADILDQMRRMVKHALDFIHHFNKGKEFPPCAIEVYKIMAKVDYPRNESGEVAAVIHPNLQDQDWKPLHPGDPVFVSLDGKTMTLGGDCTVYPVFVNEAAYYEKKEAFAKTTKLTLNAKSIRSTVH